From Salarias fasciatus chromosome 8, fSalaFa1.1, whole genome shotgun sequence:
TGTCTGACCTGAAACTTTTCCCTGATCCTCATCCTGCAGTCCTGCGGTCAGGTCCTGAGAcgccctccatccctcctcacTCCACTATATTTAGACTGACAGCATGAGGCGGAGACTGCGATCATATCGGATGGAGGCTGTGGGACTCACTCCGACACACACTCGTCTCATCTCACCGGGCTTTGTCAAGCGTCCGCGTTAACGCTGAGAGGCTGCCGCCGACTCCGATATCACGGCCACCCCGTGTCTGTGTTAGCGTGATAAGTCAGGGTCTAGTGTGGGCGTCCGGCCCGCTGCAGAACATTGCCTCACActcctttgtgttttcaatgGGTGTCACAACGAGCCGCCGGctgatgatacacagatctcATCTCGCAGCTATGAAATGATAACTGGCTCTCTGTCGAGGTGCGATGCTTGGTCTCTGAAAGAGACGATCCACACATTCACCCCCCCACTGAATCAGTCATGCTGTTGGACCGAGGAAAACAACACATGCACaaggacaacatgcaaactctgctggGCTTTCTAGTGATGGTGTGTGAGTACGATGCTGCAGCAACCAGCAGCATTAATAATGTAGAGTATAAGAAAGGTACAGCAAACCCATTCATACCCACTGAGGACGTGCTTTCAATGCAgagccgccgctccgctgcTCTGACATGTGGAACTCAAACCAGCAGGGAGACATGTAAACACTCCCGGGCCAACACTGCAGCATAACTTTCACTTTGGCCTGTTTGCCTCATCTTTAATTGTTATTACATGTATGTTTGTGTTATTCTAATGTGGTATTTATTTAAATCTTCATCTCTTCTTCACTACAGACTGTTGCAGCTCTTATCCTGCCCGAGCTCCGCCCTGAGCTTCTCCGCCTCACCAACATCTGCCATGCCGGAGGTGTGACCCTCCACCCGCTTTTCCTTTGAGCACGACTGGACGAATCCCCtccaaaaagaggaagaaaaaataaatcagaccTGTCCCAGGCTTGAGATGTCAGACCCGGACGGCCCCTCGCCGGCGGACGCCCCGCTCCCTCTGGCCTCCCCTCGCACGCCCCTGCAGCTCTCCTTCCCCTTCCTGAGGGAGGGCAGCCGGGTTTGGGAGCGGGAGCGGAAGCCGCCGCAGCCCGGGGAGCTGCCCAGCCCGCTGCCCACCAAACGCACCCGCACATACTCAGCGTGAGCGCAGcccatcttcttcttcctctctgctccaggCCCTCCACCTCTCTGAGATCCGAGTATTGATCGTGCACCGTTCTCGTCTCTCCTTCTCGTTCTCTGCAGGACAGTGCGAGCCAGATCAGGTCCTGTATTTAAAGGCGTGTGTAAAAACTTCTCCAGGTCTCAGGGTCATGGATTCATACGTCCTTCTCATGGAGGAGAGGACATCTTTGTCCACATTTCCGAGTGAGTGACACTTGATGCCTTTCAATTATTTTGTGAATTTATCGAGTTTCCTTGCAGCTTCTCCAAAGAGCTTGTTTTTACTACCGTGTAAAATCTCATCTTCTATTAGCAGCTGGGAAAACAATGGAACCTCAGCAGGTGGCATGACGCGCCGTGTCTCCTGTCGCAGTGCTCATAATCTGTGTTAAACTGTTATgatgggctgttttttttttttttttaacagccgCAAGCTTATAAACTAATTAAAAATTCATAAAGGagtccaaacagcagcagaaaacactaAAGCAGAATAtctgctgcaggaaaacactggTTCAGAATCACAGGATTTTACTTGTAATATCACTCAGTTCGACACAAAGTAGTTTGTTTCAACTGGATCCAACCTGAGGAAGTAAAATCTTGGTGAAAAGGTGCTGATGTGGATAAATGGAAACGTGATGTTCTGGTCTTGTATTTTCCAGCATCGAGGGGGAGTACGTGCCTATGGAAGGAGACGAGGTGACGTACAAGGTGTGCCCGATCCCCCCCCAAGAACCAGAAGAtccaggcggtggaggtggTGATCACCCACCTCAATCCGGGCACCAAGCACGAGACCTGGTCGGGTCAGATCATCAGCTCCTAGAGCGGCGCTGCTGCGGCCGAACGGAGGGATCCGGATttgatttgaggttttttttggtttccgGGCGCATCGGACGGGATCGGGTGTGAGGCGGGGAGAGATCCGGTCTTGGTGAAGTGGCTGTGATGAGTCGGACGTTTGAAGGTCAGGGTTGGGAATTCAGCTTTGAATGTATCATTTTGAATGTTTCCCCTTGGAGGAGAAGGTTTCGTCTGTTCGATCGGGGTGTTTTTAGGTTGAGAAGTTTTGGGAAGTCGGGATTCAGGTGCTGGTATTTGTACTTTGATTAGGAATTCAGTGGCTGTCAGAAAAAGTCGAGTCGCGGTGAATCAGAGGCAGAAATGCATTTTGAGCAAATTCCAAACAAATTAGCCATATTGACTCTCCGTGCCAGAGAGTTTGAGGTCTATCGAATCAGGGCTGTTTTACTGCCACTCATCGTTCTATAAACTAACACACACAGTTCATATCACTGCGGACAGATCGTCTGAAAAAGATCAAAACCATAATTCTTACCTGTTTGTGTTTACGGCAAAAATAGCAATGGATTTCAcgagcagaaccaggactgtTGTTTACACTGCTGCTTCCCACAGACTCGGCCTAATGTCAGAGGAACAGCTGCCTTCGTCAAGTCACAGCTTTATCGAGGTCGTTCGATGTGCCGCTGAATGTTATGGGATGAGTAGAGTTGtaagtaggttttttttttttacgcacaTTTACTTTGCTCTGAATGCCTTTCGGCCTCTAGGGACGTCAGCAACTTATTAGGGATTATTTCCTTTCTTGATATCATAGCACTGTACGGTATTTTATGTAGAGAAGCAGTATTACTGTAGCCAGGTCCCATGACGGTCCTGCGTTTTGGTGGTAGAGACGGTTCGCCGGATGTTGCGTGAGAACGCCGCTGGGAAGCCAGACCTGAGGGTTTggagaggggggtggagggggggcagaggacGGAGTGAGACGTGAGACGGTGGACGTGCACGAGCACGTGTGCAGCTAGATTTGAAACGGTGTGAAGCAAGAATGGAGATTTAAAATCGGCAAGAGAAGCTAATGAGCTCAAAGGAatgctttttttgctttttgagaAATACGCTGATTTGATGTTAGACGGGAGCGCCGTGTGGTGAATATTAAGATTTTTCCAGGATTTATGCGATCAATGAAATTGATTTagttggaaaaataaaaaaaataaaaaccacattCTGCCCTGAAGGAAACAAGCGGTTTTGGTCAATGTGGTAGAAAATCTggcaaaaaaacatgaaagtggCAGAAAGCACAACCTTCTCCAGGATAAGAAAACGAGTGTATTTCTTAAAATGTTTCACTGTTTCTTCAAATTAGTGAATCAAAGACGATCTGTTCACTTTCTCCATGCTCTTgatgaaaaaaagtgaaaatgagaatCACCGTCATTCAGCAGAAGAGTTCAGTTGAGAAGGATTGAACTGCTGACTTTTAGGTggatttttttcagacagtttcAGAGATCGCGGCGAatgactgtgaaaaaaaattaagaatcaAAAGTTTCGTGAGAGAAGTTTTACAAgaaactatttatttattgacttatttattttcatttgtaactATGACAACATCAGGTGTTtggtaatgaaaaaaaaaaagctgcatttctaTAAGTATTTGTGCAAAtcctagcttgttaaaaacaacAGTGCACACCTCACTCTAATGATACTACCCTGCCATAGTCCCTTTGCTACTGACACATCTTTCTAGTTTCTACATAAACCTTTGTCTAATTTTTAACAGCTGTCGTGTGGCGTTCAAAATAACaatctgtgttgttgttttgggaATCGGCATGTCCCGTAGCCTTCGTGGTAAATACTTTGTGTAGGGAGTTGTTTTTCGTCACGCAGTAACAGCCGCAGCCTTCAGACAGGCGTCGTCAGGTCTAATATGCATCTTTCACCTCCGGCCAAGGGTTTAACTCAACGTCACGGTAGCAGACGGCGTCAGTTCGGTTCCTGTGTTCACAAGCACTTTCATTtataccttctttttttttctttttgtcaagTCACTGTGACTCTTGTCTtttcatgtaaaaaacaaaaatttgaataaaacttAATACTGTGTTCACAGAGCTGTGggttcttctctttgtttttttttttcttctctggagAAACTAGGCCGGTTTATTTTCAGAGCTGCCTTCACTTTGAAAAAGTTCTTGCTTCGAGCCCATTGCCCCGGTTTCTCTCACAGCCGTGTGTCATCCGGAAAGATTTtacatttcatgtgttttgagAAGTCGCAGTTTAAtaacctgctgctctgcatcctttgtttatatatttgataatgcacttttcatttttttacttttatttctcattttcttctatttttattcTCTCGAACAGTCTCCAGATAAGCTCCAGTGTTGCACCGTGCCACGAGCCTCTCACTTGTGCTTTATTTATTGCCTTATAAAAACACACCCTTCACCTTCTACAGGCtgaaaggaggaagatgagcgGGCGGCGCTGACCCTCATGGTGgatgatggagctgctgccGGACTGTCTGCACGAAGGACGCTTTATTCTTCCTCTCTTACCTCTCGACACGGAAAGGCTTTTGAAGCATTCACACCTTCCCCACACACTCCTGCTTTTACTGAATGGCTCCTCTTCAAACCCCACAGAAGCCTCGTTCACTGGCTGTGTGGGAGCAGATTGACCCCAGAGGCAGGGTGGTGGTGAAGTAgacggccctccaggaccagaacgaTGTGAGCACAAAACACTGTTTATTCAGTACCGGTGATCTTAAAAACCCCTTTGAAGACACAGAGCTCTTCAGTGGCGCCCAACTGTTGGACGAGATTCAGCATGTCATTCATTAAATGTGcctgatatttaaaaaaaaaaaaaaaaaaaaactgtttttcgtTATTGACCGCTAGATGTCAGTCGTGAGCTCTGGGAGGATGAGTGTGGAAAATCTGAAATACAGTGAAGACAGACATAGAACCTGAAATCAATACAACTGACACTCATAAAAAATGAAGAGAGCAAACAGGCCGCAGACCAATGAGAGGACTTTGGTCACATTCAGACAAACTCTATTTGTTCAGGATTCACAGATGACGTTTTATATTGAGCCATATCGGTCAAACTTGACAACGCAAAGCCAGTAAATCATCCTGAAGTAGAGAATTTGAAGTGATCTGACATTAATTTGCTAGAACAGTATCCCTCATTACATAAAAATATCAGCAGAACCTTCAGCATCTGCTCATGAGAAAGTCTCCTGATAAAGGCAAACCTTCCATAAAATACAAAGCATTGaacaaaaatgtttgtttatggATTCTCGCTTGTCATTGGCCAGTTGCATCTGTCATCAATTGCATGTTTGACTGACGGAGCTGTCACAGTTAAAATCTGTGCAATCACACACATCGTGCAGCGAATAAATGCTGAGTAACATGCAGTCGAGTGTAGAATAAGGAGTCTGTTCACTGACGAATTTGTGTAGATTTCTACAGAGATCAGTGAACCCAGCCTGTTGTTCCTCTTCAGTCTATTTAAACTTATTTCATACAGTCTTGTAAAGTCGTGTCATAAATAAGAGCACCAGCACAATAACATGACTGAACACTCACCAAACTGGCTTCAGTGTGGGGATAAATGACAGAATTCGTACTGGGGATGTCTAAAAAATGAAAGTTGGGCTACGACATGGTACAGATGGTACACataacttgtgtgtgtgtgtgtgtgtgtggactggaATGTTATCTGAATTTAATGGCTCATCCAGCCTTTGCTCCTCCTTCTATTACGGCCCTGCTACTGTTGTGATTGGAGAAAATTATGAGGTGTGTTGCTATTGTGCGCGTGATTGTCTAACTGAGGTTTCACACACAGTCCTACACACCCTCAAGTCATTAACACCCTCAGTCACTTGTTTGCTTGCTTACAAAACATTAAcaaatggatgtttttaaaaaatgaggtCGCACGATTCACATACATTCTTCTGTTATTTTCATACAGTTGGTGGTTTTAGTTGTCCTGTTGTTGTGTAACTGACAGGCAGCCAGGTGAACTCTCCTGTGTGTGAGCTGACCTTGGCACCGCAGCCTTGTCAGGGTTATATGGCCCTGCTCTGTGTCTTTAGAGGTTGTATATTAACATGTTGGTGTGGAGAGGACAGGCGAGCCGCCGCTCACAGAGGAAGTGTGAGTCTGGAAAGCAACCACAGACCAGGAGAAGAACCAgttcagctgtggaggaggctTCGCTGTGTCAGACTCACATTAGAGCGTCATTGAAGAAACTTCCCCCTGTCATGGACTTCTGTTAAATACACACTTCAGCGATGGGAAGAGATCCGGGCGGctggagctggtgtgtgtgcatcctGGGGATTCTGGTCTCAGCGTGCTGGGGCAGCAGGCAGTGTCTGGATGGGACGACAATCAGTGTGGTTCTGCTGGAGGATGACAAATCTCCCTGGAGCCTCCGCTTTGTGcgagaagaaataaagaatgcCATAGAGAAAGACACAGCAATCAATGCAGAAGAAGGTAAAGCATTAAAACAACGTGTTGCTTTGCTTCTCGGTGTTTTCTTGGCTTTTTTGCATCGTATTTTATTTGCATGCAACAATCTGCGTGTCTTTCTGAACGCCACACCTCAGAGTCAGTATCCAAACTCTCTTCATGAGTTaactttttatttgtattgtttctCTTTAAAACGGCATCTACATTTTTCTGACAATAATTGTCCTCTAATAATATAATAGCTTCAACCAAATAAAATTAACATTGCTTATATTTCATTTACCAAGTGAAGCAAAGACTAACTAATAGATAAGACGTTGTTTGGCCGGTGTTATTAGGTGAGGGAGAATTTATTATTGGAAGTAAAGGGAAACTGCCGGTGTTGTCAGCTTTAAATTGACCTTTGGTCCGCATGATAAAGACATTCTTGAAGCCTCTATTGCTTTTGAGAGTGTTGGTGGAACAAAAATGTCTTAAATTGTAAGACTGTGTTACATTCTGTCTCAGAATCAGAGTGATGTACGCTTCTATTTCATTCCTTTCAAACGTCTAACACGGTGAAATATAGCTTATGTGCTTCAAAATGAAAGCtaacacatgttttttttttttctgtctacacacaacaacaccaacaaagaCCTGAAGTTTAACCTCACGGCCGACTTCAGTGGCTTCAACACGTCCTACTATCACTCCGGAGGCTGCCAGGCCTGTGAAGGATTAGAGAGGATCAACAACCTGATGGTGAGTGAGCCTcacagttttcacttcagaaaccTACTGATCTACTTTACCGGAGACTCACTGTCATTTAGTAGTTGTTGTGTCGCTGTCAAGTGACTTAGTGCAAGGTGAATTGTATGTTGTCATCAAACTTTAGAAATTTGTGCACAAAGAACATCAGTTCCAGTGAGTAGAATTCCCctgttattgtcattttttcatCATTGAGTCACATTTAAATGCTTCTCTGCAGGAAGCCGACAGACTGGGATGTGTTGTGCTCGGGCTCACCTGCACCAAGTCGACCCACGACATTGTAGAGTGAGGGCTGATTTTCTTTATTATCATCTGCATTATTCTCCCTTTCCGATGTAATAAAGCCACCCGCGTTCATTCCCTCTCTGTCAGTGCGAAGATGGGCATGTCGTTCAGAACGCCCATCGTTTCGGTGGGGAGCTTCGGCTCCAGCTGCGACTTGGCTGACAACCTGCAGCGACTTCTGCCGCCCACACGCAAGATCATCGACTTCTTCTTGTACTTCTGGAGCTACGATAACCAGATGAAACCCAAGTGGGAGTCAGCCTATGTTTACAAAAAAGACAAGAACACAGAGGAATGCTTTTGGTGAGACCAGCAAATAAGAAGTGGTCGTATTCCCTTTGAGGCAGGGCAGAGTCAGCTTGTTACAAATGTTGTTAAACTTTTTGATCTTGAccttttttccagtttcttcAACCGTTTTATTTCTTCAGGTACATGAACGGACTCGATAAAGGAGGGTTTTCAGCAAAGTTCAAAATTGTTTTGCTTCACAAACCCCATGAAGTGATAAATGCTCTGGCGTCGCCCAACAGAACCAGCAACCGTGAGTGTTTTCGTGTCCCTGCAACAGGAACAGTTTATTGATGCTGAACATTCACTGATCTCAAGGTCGATCTCTGAAAACACTGGCTGAACTGGTGTTTACTGAAGAAATTTACAACATGAAGCAGTGGTGCTTTTACAGGACTGTCTGCTATAGTTTGACCTTCAGAGGTCGATCGTTCCAAATCGTATCCTTCTGAATATCTTAGCCATATCATGCAGACCACTGATGAATGCCATCAAATATGTAAAACTAGTCGCAAACGGGGAGATTTAAGTTTTGTTATTAACTCTGAAAGTCCAAGGAGGAATTTAAGTGGAGCTCAAAGATGACACTCAAAAGCGGTCGAACTCACTCTGAGGCAGCACTTTGTTCACGATGCATTCACTTGTTCGTCAGCGTTGTTCAGCGCAGCGTCTTTGTTTGCAGTGTTCATTATGTGTGGATCACCactggacctgctggagctcAAAAACGGCTCCAAAGAGGCGAACAAGAAGGACATCCTCTTCGTCCTCATTGACCTCTACAAGTTGGTGGTTTCTTTCTTGTTTcctatttttcaaaatgtatttgtttttgcacatttctgtctgttgacacgaactgaaaataaaataagacatGACCATCATCTAGCTCAGAGTTACCATTATGCAAAATGAGTGCAAAATCTATTGTCAAAGTTGTAATCAAATTTTTAgtattttctaaatattttaaGATACTGtatttgttgcatttatttatttattgatgccGATCCAGGCATAAAATTGTATCTGATCATAACCTGTCATGTCAAGGAAGAGATTTTAGCAGCACTCATTCAAATGTATCACAGTTTAagggtgtttctgtgttttatggAAACATTAAAGACATTCCATAGGTCACagctctgtaaaaaaaacaaacaaaaaaaacacctacccctccttcctcctcctcttcctcacagtgACGAATACTACATCAACTCAGCGTCCCTGCCGGAGATGAAGAACGTGTTGGTGCTGACGATGCCCAACACCAGAAACTACACCATCGATAAAGACAACAAGGTGGTCTGAAAAcattcctccctcctctttgaCTCATATCTCTCCATAAAGCAGCCATCAGGGCCTTCTTCACCCCTCCACTGATTTTCATTCTGCAGATGAACGACTACATAGCTGCGTATCATGACTcggtgctgctgattggcctCGTGATGAGGGAAATCGCAGCTAACAACCGGTCCGAGATGCTGCAGATGGAGTACATGAAGACGGATTACTTCAGAAACAGAACGTTTTTGGGTAAGACATGACAGAGCTGCACGGGTTATTATTGGTGATTTGTGCATACAAACCAGTCTGTAGATTATTTAAAAACAGGAACTTGcagaaaaacaagttaaaataattgaaagggaggaaaaaaacacagaatagagatcaaaaacacaaataaaaacgaagaagactgaaaacagcagcaataaAACTAATGAGATAAGACACAAAGTTTGTAAAAGAAGACAAAGAACCTCAAAGAGATGGAAAATTGAAACACTAAAATAGTGAGAGACACTAAATAACCACTAAGAAATCAAGATAAGACCCTGACAGACTGCAAATATCAAGAAAATTCCACTAGTTCTGTATGAAACGAGGCTTTACAGCAGGGCAAAGACAAAGCTGAAAGTCGAAAACAAACGTCAGAGGGATCATAGGATGCCTATGGGGTGCCTTTTCCAAAAGACAAACCACCTGAACCCCCCTGAGAGTCGATGATGGAcggcaggaggagcagatgtGGGCTGTCAGCTGCTGAGGAGGCGTTACGACCTGGAGCCTGGCTTTTAATTGGGAATCAGAGACACTGAAGCATATTTCAAGACCACAGAGACCTATTTTATATTTACTGAAATCATGTGAAAATGACCAATGTCAAATAAACTTCATGTCAAAAAATCTAAGTGAACtattaaataaaaattgtaAAATGGATAAAGCAGCAAGGTGAACCGTCATGTGTGTATTTAAGATGCGTGTGCGATTCTGCTCAGGAACTGCAGGGTACTATAAGCTGGACCAGTACGGGGACAGGGACGTCAACTTCTCCGTCATTTACACCACAACCAACAACAAGGTGCTGGTTTCACCATTCCTCTCTCAATGCTCGCAGGAGCACAGGGAAGCGTTTGACCGCCAgtggcttcatgttgacatgTGTCCCCCTGTCTCCAGTACAAGATGCTGTACAGCTACAACACGGAGCTCAGCAACATCACAGTGAAGGACGCGGGCCCTTCCTTCATCTGGGGGAATAGACTTCCTGATCATGAACCGCACAATGGTGAgagtgaagacacacacacgcacgcacacacacacacacacacacacacatcttcaatAAGGCAGCTCAGGGCTGTGCTTTAGTCAAATAACACATTAACATTGAAGTGAAGCAGCGAtttggtttgttgttttctcctctttcctaAAGGTTCCAGCAAtcacaacatcatcatcatcgtgcTGAGCGTCATTGTGGTTGTTGTGGCCATCATCGCCTTTGTTTTCTATAGGTAGGGGAAATGACCGCGTACCAGTATTTCCACACTGCAAACACTAAAGCGAACTCTACTCTGTATATTGTGTTACTTTTATCTGTGTGTTGCTCCTGTAATTGATCCTTTAAGCAAAGAACAGAAGGTCAACAGGTGCTAAAAGCAGGTCGATCCACGTGTTTGCTCTGACCCCGCGCTCATTGTGGATCGCTCTCAAACATTTGTATTAGTTTCTTAACAAATATAATGTTCCAACAAAAGCTAATGGCATTAACCTAGTGAACTGTGCCGACGATACAGAAGAATAATTCACTGTGCCTGAATTATACAGTGCAGTTTATCATCCTGCATCATTATCCAGCTTGGAGATACTTTAGCAAAACTCTTTGAACTTGATGAGAATCATTTTACACCACGTGCATGTGCAGTTTCTGAGTGAAATTATTGAACAAGTGGGGTATGACAAAGTAACAAGTCACAATATTATTGGTAATTATTTGGTTTAAGAAGCTTAACGTTCACTAGATATGTCTGTGTACTGTATATGTATAGGTGGATTTATGCGTGCAAATTTACCCACATATTTTGATTTAATAAAAGAGTTTATTGGTAATGATAAAAtagtttatttagaaaataattaGCAATTAATCCTCACGAataacatgattaaaaaaatatgctCATATAATATATGTTTGTTATATACTATAACAGAATAATAGTGATTAGTTTATATTTTATTGGAAAAGATGATGAGTGATATCAACATAACAGTGTAAATATGGTTAAGTTCATAGTGGCGTGGAAACTAAAATATTGATTATGATCTATAAGTTCTACTTTTCTTCAGCATTggatgttatttttgtttagttgcatgtttttggtgaagtgacttttattttatgaCGAATACAGAAGTATTTGTATGTTtgaatcccaaaaaaaaaaaaaaaaaaaaaaaatcccaaatataAAAAACCAAAGCTGTTTTCCTGTGTAGACAGAACAAAAGAGACCAG
This genomic window contains:
- the csdc2a gene encoding LOW QUALITY PROTEIN: cold shock domain-containing protein C2a (The sequence of the model RefSeq protein was modified relative to this genomic sequence to represent the inferred CDS: deleted 1 base in 1 codon), which encodes MSDPDGPSPADAPLPLASPRTPLQLSFPFLREGSRVWERERKPPQPGELPSPLPTKRTRTYSATVRARSGPVFKGVCKNFSRSQGHGFIRPSHGGEDIFVHISDIEGEYVPMEGDEVTYKVCPIPPKNQKIQAVEVVITHLNPGTKHETWSGQIISS